A single genomic interval of Zingiber officinale cultivar Zhangliang chromosome 4A, Zo_v1.1, whole genome shotgun sequence harbors:
- the LOC121973454 gene encoding transcription repressor OFP13-like — translation MGKKKHVLSSLFFKLRDSSPERFPPSPPPPSSSWSWHFCKHPKADSFRFYLNDDSGITCSSSSDTAEEEEDPAVVRRRRSDRLFFDPGGDTSSIMEEAKDSAAVAVVEEEKESPFEDSVAVAVESRNPYGDFRRSMEEVVAAQGLGAGDWERLEELLAWYLSVNGRKTHGFIVGAFLDLLAAMASSASSASASSPFSSSSSSSSASNSFKIEEVTEEEASDQLPRELPTPSKSLSS, via the coding sequence atggggAAGAAGAAGCATGTCTTGAGTTCGCTCTTCTTCAAGCTCAGGGATTCCTCGCCGGAGCGTtttcctccctctcctcctcctccttcttcttcctggtCATGGCATTTTTGCAAACACCCCAAGGCCGACTCGTTCCGGTTCTACCTCAACGACGACTCCGGTATCAcctgctcctcctcctccgacaccgcggaggaggaggaggaccccGCGGTGGTGCGGCGGCGGCGCTCGGACCGGCTCTTCTTCGACCCAGGCGGCGACACGAGCTCGATCATGGAGGAGGCGAAGGACTCGGCGGCGGTGGCGGtggtggaagaagaaaaggagtcgcCTTTCGAGGACAGCGTGGCGGTAGCGGTGGAGTCGCGGAACCCGTACGGCGACTTCCGGCGGTCGATGGAGGAAGTGGTGGCGGCGCAGGGGCTCGGCGCCGGTGACTGGGAGAGGCTGGAGGAGCTGCTGGCCTGGTACCTGAGCGTGAACGGCAGGAAGACGCACGGCTTCATAGTCGGCGCCTTCCTGGATTTGCTCGCGGCCATGGCTTCTTCCGCTTCctctgcttctgcttcttctccattctcttcttcctcctcctcctcctccgcttcCAATTCCTTCAAGATCGAAGAAGTAACAGAGGAGGAAGCCAGTGATCAGCTGCCACGCGAACTACCAACACCCTCCAAATCTCTGAGCAGCTAA